A single Oncorhynchus tshawytscha isolate Ot180627B linkage group LG01, Otsh_v2.0, whole genome shotgun sequence DNA region contains:
- the LOC112254863 gene encoding pleckstrin homology domain-containing family A member 1 isoform X8: protein MRKFFLQANDQQDLVEWVNALNKATKITVPKSCNAQQNVENQKALLDILGPKKQVSYRTDIIGGVPIITQTQQEGGEGQEGSERELLRRSYSQLPYFLGRPTQDRAVIKSGYCVKQGAVVCVMDYGGMRNWKRRYFLLEDNTMSYFKSDLEKEPLRMIPLKEVHKVQECKQSDIMMRDNLFEVVTTSRTFYIQADSPEEMHSWIKAVSGAIVAQRGPGRSAATMRQARRLSNPCIQRYTARIGECSTLLQLCTCLRCLTSCLSLVLPPVRCLRSTVAVPPLPHSTAANRGPPSLARPYLQCHPTQGALLSRAVHARSLAWDSEHFMSLLPRPNHARLSLQETRLSK from the exons GTGCCAAAGTCATGTAATGCCCAACAGAATGTGGAGAACCAGAAAGCACTTCTGGACATCCTGGGACCCAAGAAGCAGGTCTCCTACAGGACTGACATCATTGGGGGAGTTCCCATCATCACCCAGACGCAG caggaagggggagagggccAGGAGGGTTCGGAGCGTGAGTTGCTGCGGAGGTCGTACAGCCAGCTGCCATACTTCCTGGGCAGGCCAACCCAGGACCGGGCGGTCATCAAGTCTGGATACTGTGTGAAGCAGGGAGCTGTGGTGTGTGTAATGGACTATGGTGGG ATGAGAAATTGGAAAAGAAGATATTTCTTACTGGAGGATAACACCATGAGTTACTTCAAATCAGATCTG gaGAAGGAGCCTCTGAGAATGATTCCATTGAAGGAGGTCCACAAAGTTCAGGAGTGCAAACAGAG TGACATCATGATGAGGGATAATCTCTTTGAGGTCGTCACCACTTCTAGGACTTTTTACATCCAG GCTGACAGTCCAGAGGAGATGCACAGCTGGATCAAGGCTGTCTCTGGTGCCATCGTAGCCCAGCGGGGACCTGGGAGATCTGCAGCCACA ATGCGGCAGGCCAGACGGCTGTCAAACCCCTGTATACAGAGGTATACGGCCCGAATCGGGGAGTGCAGCAC tcTCCTGCAGCTGTGTACCTGTCTTAGATGtctcacatcctgcctgtctctaGTTCTACCTCCTGTCCGctgcct cagGAGCACTGTGGCCGTTCCTCCCCTTCCACATTCTACCGCAGCCAACCGGGGCCCCCCGTCCCTCGCTCGCCCATATCTGCAGTGCCACCCTACCCAGGGTGCCCTTCTGTCGCGGGCAGTGCACGCTCGGAGCCTTGCGTGGGACAGCGAGCACTTCATGAGCCTCCTGCCGCGACCCAACCACGCCCGACTGTCCCTGCAGGAGACACGCCTGTCCAAGTGA